The following proteins are encoded in a genomic region of Bernardetia sp. MNP-M8:
- a CDS encoding DUF4783 domain-containing protein, with protein sequence MKSLFFLWITFGLVWGVFSASPTFAQTEDEVINTAKTAIGAGSTKELVKLCHEAIEIGLGDQKATYSQSQAEFVLKDFFTKNPAKQFEYIHKGASKEGLKYVIGKYTATNGNTFRVYILVKSTANGYRIDTLDFSRE encoded by the coding sequence ATGAAATCATTATTTTTTCTTTGGATAACTTTTGGATTGGTTTGGGGAGTTTTTTCAGCTTCTCCAACTTTTGCACAAACAGAAGATGAAGTCATAAATACAGCCAAAACGGCTATTGGTGCAGGCTCAACTAAAGAATTAGTAAAACTTTGCCATGAGGCTATCGAAATAGGACTTGGTGACCAAAAAGCTACATACAGTCAGTCTCAAGCTGAGTTTGTATTGAAAGATTTCTTTACAAAAAATCCAGCCAAACAATTTGAATATATTCATAAAGGAGCTTCAAAAGAAGGACTAAAATATGTAATAGGAAAATATACAGCAACAAATGGAAATACATTTAGAGTTTATATTTTGGTTAAATCAACAGCTAATGGTTATAGAATTGATACATTAGACTTTAGCAGAGAATAA
- a CDS encoding ATP-dependent Clp protease proteolytic subunit, which yields MFDYKKFHNTDFYQHAHKAQGIPTTTLEGYAKQSITNFTPYIIEERQLNVAQMDVFSRLMMDRIIFLGVPIDDQVANIVTAQLLFLESADHEKDVLMYLNSPGGSVYAGLGIYDTMQYIRPDVATLCTGLAASMGAVLLTAGQKGKRTALPHARVMIHQPLGGIQGQASDIEITAKQILIVKKELTQILADASGKDYETVERDADRDYWMIAPEAKEYGLIDEVLERKKDK from the coding sequence ATGTTTGATTACAAGAAATTTCATAATACAGACTTTTATCAGCACGCTCACAAAGCACAGGGTATTCCTACAACTACTTTAGAGGGTTATGCCAAACAAAGTATCACAAACTTTACTCCTTATATCATCGAAGAGCGTCAGTTAAATGTTGCTCAAATGGACGTTTTCTCTCGTTTGATGATGGACAGAATTATCTTTTTGGGAGTACCTATTGATGACCAAGTTGCAAATATTGTAACAGCTCAACTTTTGTTTTTAGAGTCTGCTGACCACGAAAAAGACGTTTTGATGTACTTAAATAGCCCTGGTGGTTCTGTTTATGCAGGTTTGGGTATTTATGACACAATGCAATATATTCGTCCTGATGTAGCTACGCTTTGTACTGGTTTGGCTGCTTCTATGGGAGCTGTGTTATTGACGGCTGGACAAAAAGGAAAGCGTACAGCTCTTCCTCATGCTCGTGTAATGATTCACCAACCATTGGGAGGAATTCAGGGACAAGCATCTGATATTGAGATTACAGCAAAACAAATTTTGATTGTTAAGAAAGAACTAACTCAAATTTTGGCTGATGCAAGTGGAAAAGATTATGAAACAGTTGAAAGAGATGCTGACCGTGATTATTGGATGATTGCACCAGAAGCAAAAGAATACGGCTTAATTGACGAAGTTTTGGAGCGTAAGAAAGACAAATAG
- the rny gene encoding ribonuclease Y — MYLEITITAIVALVVGILIGRFLLIKVLTSLKEKAENEAKSILQTAKADAANLLKEKELSAKDHFLKLQAEHQRESNKRQKNVASQEAKLKKQEQRFQQIELKLKEKEVSLNKEQELLGKEINKHQQRKDDLYKKMEAVETKFEEANRLEKEQIVLLEKVSGLSAEEAKSQLIESLEKEAHTLATAKIRQIMSDAELTATKDAKRIVLSTIQRTATEHAIENCVSIFHLESDDIKGKIIGREGRNIRALEAATGVEIIVDDTPEAITISGFDPVRREIARLSLHRLVADGRVHPARIEEVVAKTTEQLEEQIIELGERAVIELGIHGLHLELIKLVGKMRFRSSYGQNLLQHSKEVTRLCATMATEMGLNVKLAKRAGLLHDIGKVCTEDPDKPHAILGMELAQRYGEHPEVCNAIGAHHDEIEMTSMLSPVIQACDAISGSRPGARRETMESYIKRLQDLESLATSYDGVNKCYAIQAGRELRVIVDAENVMDDKADEIAFKISQQIQTEMQYPGQVKVTVIREKRAVHYAK, encoded by the coding sequence ATGTATCTTGAAATCACAATTACGGCTATTGTAGCTTTGGTTGTAGGAATTTTGATAGGGCGTTTTTTGCTCATTAAAGTTTTGACAAGCCTAAAAGAAAAAGCAGAAAACGAAGCCAAATCAATCTTGCAAACTGCAAAAGCAGATGCTGCAAATCTTTTAAAAGAAAAAGAATTATCTGCAAAAGATCACTTTTTGAAACTTCAAGCAGAACATCAAAGAGAGTCTAACAAACGACAAAAAAATGTAGCTTCTCAAGAAGCCAAACTCAAAAAACAAGAGCAGCGTTTCCAACAAATCGAATTAAAATTAAAAGAAAAAGAAGTTTCTCTAAATAAGGAACAAGAACTTTTAGGCAAAGAAATCAATAAGCACCAACAGCGAAAAGATGATTTGTATAAAAAAATGGAAGCCGTCGAAACCAAGTTTGAAGAAGCCAATCGTTTAGAAAAGGAACAAATTGTTTTATTAGAAAAAGTCTCAGGACTTTCAGCCGAAGAAGCCAAAAGTCAACTCATTGAGTCTTTAGAAAAAGAAGCGCATACATTAGCTACTGCCAAAATTCGTCAAATAATGAGCGATGCAGAACTTACAGCCACTAAAGATGCCAAAAGAATTGTTCTTTCTACTATCCAAAGAACAGCGACTGAACATGCTATCGAAAATTGTGTGTCTATTTTCCATTTAGAAAGTGATGACATAAAAGGGAAAATTATTGGTAGAGAAGGAAGAAATATCAGAGCTTTAGAAGCTGCAACAGGAGTAGAAATTATTGTCGATGATACGCCAGAAGCAATCACTATTTCAGGTTTTGACCCAGTTCGTAGAGAAATAGCTCGCCTTTCTTTGCATCGTTTGGTGGCAGATGGAAGAGTTCACCCTGCAAGAATTGAAGAGGTTGTTGCCAAAACGACAGAACAATTAGAAGAACAAATCATCGAATTAGGAGAAAGAGCTGTTATCGAATTAGGAATTCACGGACTTCATTTAGAACTAATAAAATTGGTTGGAAAGATGCGTTTTCGTTCTTCGTATGGACAGAATTTATTACAACACTCAAAAGAAGTTACTCGCCTTTGTGCCACTATGGCAACTGAAATGGGTTTAAATGTAAAACTTGCCAAACGTGCAGGACTTTTACATGATATTGGAAAAGTTTGTACTGAAGACCCAGACAAACCACACGCTATTTTAGGAATGGAACTCGCTCAGCGTTATGGAGAACACCCAGAAGTTTGTAATGCAATTGGAGCGCACCACGATGAAATAGAAATGACTTCAATGCTTTCACCTGTTATTCAAGCCTGTGATGCTATTTCGGGTTCAAGACCAGGAGCAAGACGTGAAACAATGGAATCATATATTAAGCGTTTGCAAGATTTAGAAAGCCTAGCTACTTCGTATGATGGCGTAAATAAGTGTTATGCTATTCAAGCAGGACGAGAATTGCGTGTCATTGTTGATGCTGAAAATGTAATGGACGATAAAGCTGATGAAATTGCATTCAAAATTTCACAACAGATTCAAACTGAAATGCAGTACCCAGGGCAGGTAAAAGTTACAGTTATTCGTGAAAAACGAGCTGTACATTATGCTAAATAA
- a CDS encoding sigma-70 family RNA polymerase sigma factor, which produces MSEKEIFSGCLKGSRPAQEALYRLYAGKVMTTCMCYAKSREEAEDMLQEVFLIIFKKINQVKKFEALGGWIRQVAVHKAIDIYHKQKKHFGHLSNEALIYESDTQDTVLDMLSAEELISLIRELPQGYQIVFNLYIIEGYKHEDIAKLLGISESTSRSQLTKAKQTLRKMLATNYKITQYIR; this is translated from the coding sequence ATGTCAGAGAAAGAAATATTTTCAGGTTGTTTGAAAGGTTCTCGCCCTGCTCAAGAAGCTCTATATAGGCTTTATGCAGGAAAGGTCATGACAACTTGTATGTGTTATGCTAAAAGCAGAGAAGAAGCAGAAGACATGTTACAAGAAGTTTTTTTAATCATTTTCAAGAAAATCAATCAAGTCAAAAAATTTGAAGCTCTTGGAGGTTGGATAAGGCAAGTAGCTGTACATAAAGCTATTGATATTTATCATAAACAAAAAAAGCATTTTGGACACCTCTCTAATGAAGCACTTATATATGAGTCTGACACACAAGATACTGTGCTTGATATGCTTTCTGCTGAAGAACTTATCAGCTTGATTAGAGAATTACCTCAAGGCTATCAAATAGTGTTCAATTTGTATATCATAGAAGGATACAAACATGAAGATATTGCCAAATTATTAGGCATATCAGAAAGCACTTCACGTTCACAGCTTACAAAAGCCAAACAAACATTACGAAAAATGTTGGCAACCAACTATAAAATCACTCAATATATACGCTAA
- a CDS encoding efflux RND transporter periplasmic adaptor subunit, translated as MKKISIALFALVLIAMGVFVVYYFINQEEDVQEDVELVSPKMDSIIKKTVATGAIVPLKEVAVKPAVSGIIDKLFFEAGQEVKVGDVIAKIKVIPNMTNLTNVQNNLEQARLTLDMREREMKRQKQLFDDGVIAEREYMSAKDDYDLAKNQVSAASESLIIVREGTSSRSSSTTTLVKATTSGIILDVPVKEGANVIESNTFNEGTTIATIADLTDMIFEGKVDEAEVGKLKKGMDLVLTIGAIDNEKFDAKLDFIAPKGIEEEGAIKFPIKADVQLKENQFVRAGYSANADIVLERKDNVLVIEEAWLQSAEKNKEKEESKNKANGKKSDKKEVKQDSTKTESKSSKPKSDALYVEIQTGDNVFEKRYLTLGLSDGINIEVLKGLKLEDKIKKPN; from the coding sequence ATGAAAAAAATCTCTATTGCTTTGTTTGCTCTTGTATTGATAGCTATGGGTGTTTTTGTTGTTTATTATTTTATCAATCAAGAAGAAGATGTACAAGAAGATGTAGAATTAGTTTCTCCAAAGATGGATTCGATTATCAAAAAAACAGTGGCTACAGGCGCAATTGTACCACTTAAAGAAGTAGCTGTAAAACCTGCCGTTTCTGGAATTATAGACAAATTATTTTTTGAAGCAGGGCAAGAAGTAAAAGTAGGTGATGTAATTGCTAAAATAAAAGTAATTCCAAACATGACTAATCTTACCAATGTTCAGAATAATTTGGAACAAGCTCGGCTTACTTTGGATATGCGTGAGCGTGAAATGAAAAGACAAAAGCAGCTTTTTGATGATGGTGTAATTGCAGAACGTGAATACATGAGTGCAAAAGATGATTATGATTTGGCAAAAAATCAAGTAAGCGCAGCTTCTGAAAGTTTGATTATTGTCAGAGAAGGAACTTCTAGCCGTTCTTCTAGCACTACAACACTCGTAAAAGCAACTACAAGTGGAATTATTTTAGATGTTCCTGTAAAAGAAGGCGCAAATGTAATTGAAAGTAATACTTTTAACGAAGGAACAACAATTGCAACAATTGCAGATTTGACTGATATGATTTTTGAAGGAAAAGTAGATGAAGCTGAAGTAGGAAAGCTCAAAAAAGGAATGGATTTGGTCTTGACAATTGGGGCGATAGACAATGAGAAATTTGATGCAAAACTAGATTTTATTGCACCAAAAGGTATAGAAGAAGAGGGCGCAATCAAGTTTCCTATAAAAGCAGATGTTCAGCTCAAAGAAAATCAATTTGTACGTGCAGGATATAGTGCAAATGCTGATATTGTTTTAGAAAGAAAAGATAATGTTTTGGTTATTGAAGAAGCATGGTTACAGTCGGCTGAAAAAAATAAAGAAAAAGAAGAAAGCAAAAATAAAGCGAATGGCAAAAAGTCTGATAAAAAAGAGGTAAAACAAGATTCTACTAAAACAGAAAGCAAATCTTCAAAGCCAAAATCAGATGCACTTTATGTAGAAATTCAGACAGGTGACAATGTTTTTGAGAAACGTTATCTAACTTTAGGACTTTCTGACGGAATAAATATTGAGGTTTTGAAAGGACTTAAACTAGAAGATAAGATTAAAAAGCCAAATTAA
- a CDS encoding NAD kinase: protein MKRVAIHSKDIAESKLFFVKQIFTELENYGVEIVISKDFDRLLHSINFRPNIVGTFSAPHHLSGVDLMLSVGGDGTFLEAATIVQHQNVPILGINTGRLGFLATTSKEQIHSALESLIAGHYTLDERILLELEADRDLFKGVNIALNEFAIMKRDSSSMIVVHTYIDGEYLNSYWADGLIVATPTGSTGYSLSVGGPVVVPQSNNFVIAPVSPHNLNVRPLIVPTESVIAFEIEGRSKNFLVSLDSRSRKVDNTIQMAVRKCNYTCKMIRLDGDSFLKTLREKLNWGMDIRNYLNRY from the coding sequence TTGAAGAGAGTAGCCATACACAGTAAAGACATTGCAGAGAGTAAACTTTTTTTTGTAAAACAAATTTTTACAGAATTAGAAAACTATGGAGTAGAGATTGTCATTTCAAAAGATTTTGATAGGCTACTTCATTCTATTAATTTCCGTCCCAATATTGTCGGTACTTTTTCAGCTCCTCATCACCTTTCTGGTGTAGATTTAATGCTAAGTGTGGGTGGTGACGGTACTTTTTTGGAAGCTGCCACTATCGTACAACATCAAAATGTTCCCATTTTAGGAATAAATACAGGACGTTTGGGATTTTTGGCAACGACTTCAAAAGAGCAAATTCATAGTGCATTAGAAAGCCTAATAGCAGGACATTATACACTAGATGAACGCATTTTATTAGAATTAGAAGCTGACCGAGATTTATTTAAAGGTGTAAATATTGCTCTTAATGAATTTGCAATTATGAAGCGAGATTCTTCCTCTATGATTGTAGTTCATACATATATTGATGGCGAATATCTGAACTCTTATTGGGCAGATGGTTTGATTGTCGCTACACCTACTGGTTCGACAGGATATTCTTTGAGTGTTGGAGGCCCTGTGGTTGTTCCTCAATCCAATAATTTTGTAATTGCTCCTGTTAGTCCTCATAATTTGAATGTACGTCCTCTGATTGTTCCAACAGAAAGTGTAATTGCTTTTGAAATAGAAGGACGCAGCAAAAACTTTTTGGTTTCTTTAGATTCTCGTTCAAGAAAAGTAGATAATACAATCCAAATGGCTGTCCGAAAATGCAATTATACATGCAAGATGATTCGTTTGGATGGTGATAGTTTCCTCAAAACACTTCGTGAAAAACTCAACTGGGGAATGGATATTCGAAATTATTTGAATCGATATTAA
- the egtB gene encoding ergothioneine biosynthesis protein EgtB gives MQTTKENPAIPSAVVGVSTNDIFMFYKNLHSKFNKTRQRTLSLCQDLEPEDFVVQPMADVSPTKWHLAHTTWFFETFLLVPYLKDYKVFHQDYNYLFNSYYETVGKRVLRTDRGNLTRPTTKQIYEYRKYIDASISLFFEELIKNNQKDNEKNNFDDKTELEIKKRLFIGLNHEEQHQELLVTDIKYVLGNNPLFPAVKMPIEDFTIFEAKEENSNKDFIKIKEGIYQIGFQSKNETDNNLENEFYFDNEKGVHRVFVEQFEISRNLVTNREYLEFIDAGGYQNFNFWLAEGWDFVNQNKLNSPLYWFKEDTDNNNEWLYYDFNQSENGLQQLDLDAPLCHISFYEAEAYAQFRNMRLPTEHEWEIANEFFEWGKRWEWTRSAYQPYPNFEKDEGALGEYNGKFMINQLVLRGSSEATAPNHSRYSYRNFFHADKRWQYTGIRLVK, from the coding sequence ATGCAAACTACAAAAGAAAATCCTGCAATTCCTTCTGCCGTTGTTGGTGTCTCTACCAATGATATTTTCATGTTTTATAAAAACCTACATTCAAAATTCAATAAAACTCGTCAAAGAACGCTTTCACTTTGTCAAGATTTAGAGCCAGAAGATTTTGTAGTTCAGCCAATGGCAGATGTAAGTCCTACAAAATGGCATTTGGCACATACAACGTGGTTTTTCGAAACTTTTTTGCTTGTTCCTTATCTCAAAGATTATAAGGTCTTTCACCAAGACTATAACTATTTGTTCAATAGCTATTATGAAACAGTTGGCAAAAGAGTATTGAGAACCGATAGAGGAAACCTTACTCGTCCAACAACAAAGCAAATTTATGAATATAGAAAGTATATAGATGCTTCAATTTCACTATTTTTTGAAGAACTCATTAAAAATAATCAGAAAGATAATGAGAAAAATAATTTTGATGATAAAACCGAGTTAGAAATAAAGAAACGTCTTTTCATTGGTCTTAATCACGAAGAACAGCATCAAGAATTATTGGTTACTGATATAAAATATGTTTTGGGAAATAACCCACTTTTTCCTGCTGTAAAGATGCCAATTGAAGATTTTACGATTTTTGAAGCAAAAGAAGAAAATAGCAATAAAGATTTTATCAAAATAAAAGAGGGAATTTATCAAATTGGTTTCCAATCAAAAAATGAAACTGATAATAATTTAGAAAATGAATTTTATTTTGATAATGAAAAAGGTGTTCATCGTGTCTTTGTAGAACAATTTGAAATTTCTAGAAATCTAGTAACCAATAGAGAATATTTAGAATTTATAGATGCAGGAGGGTATCAAAACTTCAATTTCTGGCTTGCAGAAGGTTGGGACTTTGTCAATCAGAACAAATTAAACTCGCCTTTATATTGGTTTAAAGAAGATACAGATAATAATAATGAGTGGTTGTATTATGATTTTAATCAGTCAGAAAATGGATTGCAACAACTAGATTTAGATGCGCCTTTATGTCATATCAGTTTTTATGAAGCTGAAGCCTACGCACAGTTTAGAAATATGCGACTTCCAACAGAACATGAGTGGGAAATTGCAAATGAGTTTTTTGAGTGGGGCAAACGTTGGGAATGGACACGTTCTGCCTACCAACCCTATCCAAATTTTGAAAAGGATGAAGGAGCATTAGGCGAATACAATGGAAAATTTATGATAAATCAGCTTGTTTTGCGTGGAAGTTCAGAAGCAACTGCTCCAAATCATTCAAGGTATTCGTATCGTAATTTTTTCCATGCTGACAAACGTTGGCAATACACAGGAATACGTTTGGTAAAGTAA
- a CDS encoding type ISP restriction/modification enzyme — protein sequence MNFPLFPFFKTHFPSLNLVQFSATHFQIWDNQHVIWAKIEVNENLEKESFKITSIQQKSILITDYKQLNKEETQFLEDIHNLSIEFYQKINPLLEQVKKDFIEQKKEIENQFRKGFSTKQKEDLKPIIQLLEEGGHSIYLLSEWITIFEFWKIIYAKSNFKKSFFQRQEILKSINNFLTRFYNNSHKLEIPASYLEIERFVNDFSQKNKIKESEVLLYGIFNGILNEFLNHNLESQKAKLDFIPIIQQKINQIKPKRILLNDNEILKSLEFNSEEFKKKTLFGAFESFFALLLAFSTQNETSQFGFEAKKPISQVGIFGLSKNSELINRIEIIDYELIILNTDTQNFHSIKEILLFQSLTKKEKQLFASIQNAFKSLSEKGILFVCLNENQNDFIAKKSLSSLRRLLQEWFERIEIYETRTKNETTLGLFFYKKTELEKGVFYSELSKDKIHFTTNFLLGSWKPKPILSEYQKLIPATPPKENKNSIFKIHFRAIPTQKIEDFIQLNSEVKPKKENNLKFKVKEFIQNYNQQIIKSEEQEKSKLEKKKTILVSKLAANTLFEKDTIKVIEEKIEKKVEGKINHKTESKLLEFDEKNLVETQISVFEEGFWYYEKSVFENFYNLDKIFPNRKQGENILIFWTNTSNGGEVWATDKPIPPSFLNDILTNAYIFPFYIYEKTENGIKKKINFSKNTLHKFRRGYAAAFEKRIEKVEEAIQTLFDLSEFEFLQVNQELAFELRALSSIIDKDESKMTKELKENLHHPETNTYIQFEQIKRVFTNTKRTFERLENRAARNKESFETLRNYFQESEKAIDFIEDYWEKLEAEEANNFVVPTEENITSKLILGYIFAVWQRDIFKSKYKEELKNEAPRIPIYKDFHHFANQGEFLLQKYLTPTSNKIEFEIVEVFEEKISKTKQFSKTWFVKENTIWYDKTTFLQSETDLDFDKIKSFQINQKSFLELALKYLRKNKVDLNEGKQILKNVIEFASKF from the coding sequence ATGAATTTTCCTCTATTTCCTTTCTTTAAAACTCATTTTCCTTCGCTAAATTTAGTGCAGTTTTCGGCTACACACTTTCAAATTTGGGACAATCAGCATGTAATTTGGGCAAAAATTGAAGTAAATGAAAATTTAGAAAAAGAGAGTTTCAAAATTACGTCTATTCAACAGAAATCAATTTTGATAACTGATTATAAGCAGCTTAATAAAGAAGAAACACAATTTTTAGAAGATATTCATAATTTGTCAATAGAGTTTTATCAAAAAATAAATCCACTTTTAGAACAAGTTAAAAAAGATTTTATAGAACAAAAAAAAGAAATTGAAAATCAGTTTCGAAAAGGTTTTTCTACAAAACAAAAAGAAGATTTAAAGCCTATTATTCAGCTCTTGGAAGAAGGTGGACATTCAATTTATTTACTTTCTGAATGGATTACAATTTTTGAGTTTTGGAAAATCATTTATGCAAAAAGTAACTTTAAAAAATCATTTTTTCAAAGACAGGAAATTTTAAAATCAATAAATAATTTTCTAACTAGATTTTATAACAATTCTCATAAACTAGAAATTCCTGCTTCTTATCTTGAAATAGAGCGTTTTGTAAATGATTTTTCTCAAAAAAATAAGATAAAGGAAAGCGAAGTTTTGTTGTATGGAATTTTTAATGGAATACTAAATGAATTTTTGAATCATAATCTTGAAAGTCAGAAGGCAAAACTAGATTTTATTCCAATTATTCAACAAAAAATAAATCAAATTAAGCCTAAAAGGATTTTGCTCAATGATAATGAAATTTTAAAGTCATTAGAGTTTAATAGTGAAGAGTTTAAAAAGAAAACACTCTTTGGAGCTTTTGAAAGTTTTTTCGCTTTGCTTTTGGCTTTTTCTACTCAAAATGAAACTTCACAATTTGGATTTGAAGCAAAGAAACCAATTTCACAAGTGGGCATTTTTGGTCTTTCGAAAAATTCAGAACTTATAAATAGAATAGAAATAATTGATTATGAGTTAATTATCTTAAATACTGATACTCAAAATTTTCATTCTATAAAAGAAATTTTACTTTTCCAGTCTCTAACCAAAAAAGAAAAACAGCTTTTTGCTTCCATTCAAAATGCCTTTAAATCGCTTTCAGAAAAGGGAATTTTATTTGTTTGTTTGAATGAAAATCAGAATGATTTTATAGCGAAAAAGTCACTTTCTTCTCTTCGTCGTTTGTTACAAGAGTGGTTTGAAAGAATTGAAATTTATGAAACTAGAACTAAAAATGAAACTACTTTAGGACTATTTTTTTATAAGAAAACAGAGCTAGAAAAAGGAGTTTTCTATTCAGAACTAAGTAAAGACAAAATTCATTTTACGACTAATTTTCTGCTTGGTAGCTGGAAACCAAAACCAATTTTGTCAGAATATCAAAAACTTATTCCTGCCACTCCTCCAAAAGAAAATAAAAACTCTATTTTCAAGATACATTTTAGAGCTATCCCAACACAGAAAATCGAAGATTTTATTCAATTAAATTCTGAGGTTAAACCTAAAAAAGAAAATAATCTGAAATTCAAAGTTAAAGAGTTTATTCAAAATTACAATCAGCAAATTATAAAGTCAGAAGAACAGGAAAAGAGTAAATTAGAAAAAAAGAAAACCATTTTAGTTTCTAAATTAGCTGCAAATACACTTTTTGAAAAAGATACTATAAAAGTGATTGAAGAAAAGATTGAGAAAAAAGTTGAAGGAAAAATAAATCATAAAACAGAGAGTAAACTATTAGAATTTGATGAGAAGAATTTAGTTGAAACTCAAATTTCTGTTTTTGAGGAAGGTTTTTGGTATTATGAAAAAAGTGTCTTTGAAAACTTTTATAATTTGGATAAAATTTTTCCAAACCGAAAGCAAGGTGAAAATATCCTTATTTTTTGGACAAATACTTCAAATGGAGGTGAAGTTTGGGCAACTGATAAGCCAATTCCACCTAGTTTTTTGAATGATATTTTAACAAATGCATATATTTTTCCTTTTTATATTTATGAAAAAACTGAAAATGGAATCAAGAAAAAAATCAATTTTTCAAAAAATACGCTTCATAAATTTAGAAGAGGCTATGCAGCAGCTTTTGAAAAACGAATTGAAAAAGTAGAAGAAGCTATTCAAACTTTATTTGACTTATCCGAATTTGAATTTTTGCAAGTCAATCAGGAATTAGCCTTTGAATTACGGGCTTTGTCTAGTATAATAGATAAAGATGAAAGCAAAATGACAAAAGAGTTGAAGGAAAATTTGCATCATCCAGAAACAAATACGTACATACAATTTGAGCAAATCAAACGAGTTTTTACAAACACAAAACGAACTTTTGAAAGATTAGAAAATAGAGCAGCACGAAATAAAGAAAGTTTCGAAACACTAAGAAATTATTTTCAAGAATCAGAAAAAGCCATTGATTTTATAGAAGATTATTGGGAAAAACTAGAAGCAGAAGAAGCCAATAATTTTGTAGTTCCTACAGAAGAAAATATCACTAGCAAACTCATTTTGGGTTACATTTTTGCCGTTTGGCAGCGTGATATTTTCAAATCTAAATACAAAGAAGAGCTAAAAAATGAAGCTCCACGGATTCCGATTTATAAAGATTTTCATCATTTTGCCAATCAAGGAGAGTTTCTTTTACAAAAATACCTAACTCCAACTAGTAACAAAATTGAGTTTGAGATTGTAGAGGTTTTTGAAGAAAAAATAAGTAAAACTAAGCAATTTTCTAAAACTTGGTTTGTGAAAGAAAATACCATTTGGTACGACAAAACTACTTTTTTACAGTCTGAAACAGACTTAGATTTTGATAAAATCAAGAGTTTTCAAATAAATCAAAAATCATTTTTAGAACTTGCTTTAAAATATTTGAGAAAAAATAAAGTAGATTTGAATGAAGGAAAACAGATTTTGAAAAACGTAATTGAGTTTGCAAGTAAATTTTAA